Proteins encoded within one genomic window of Chrysemys picta bellii isolate R12L10 chromosome 6, ASM1138683v2, whole genome shotgun sequence:
- the LOC135972474 gene encoding uncharacterized protein LOC135972474: MQANNRKRAPAWTIREVLDLIAIWGEDSVLAELRSKRRNAKTFEKISKDMMERGHNRDSDQYHVKVKELRQAYQKTKEANGRSGSEPQTCRFYDELHAVLGGAATTTPPVTVDSGSGIVSSATPEDSADGEEEEEEEEDELAESTQHSILPNSQDLFLSLTEVPSQASIQDHDPMEGTSAAANSSSLPPPSRRLSQIRRRKKKTRDEMFAEIMESTRSDRAHLNEWKDTVSKYRKEASEREDRRDQREDRRDARDERWRQEDQRRQDAMLGLLREQTDMLRRLVELQERQQENGVPLQPLYNPAPHVPYPPHPDV; the protein is encoded by the exons atgcaggccaataatcgaaaaagagcaccagcatggaccatacgggaggtactggatctgatcgctatatggggagaggattcagtgctagcagaacttcgttctaaaagacgaaatgccaaaacttttgaaaaaatctccaaggacatgatggagagaggccacaatagggactcagatcagtaccatgtgaaagtcaaggagctcagacaagcctatcaaaaaacaaaggaggcaaacggtcgctccgggtcagagccgcagacatgccgcttctacgacgagctgcatgcagttctagggggggcagccaccactaccccacctgtgaccgtggattccgggtcagggatagtctcatcagctacacctgaggattctgcggatggggaagaggaggaggaggaggaggaggacgagcttgcagagagcacccagcactccattctccccaacagccaggatctttttctcagcctgactgaagtaccctcccaagccagtatccaagaccatgaccccatggaagggacctcag cagctgcaaattcttcaagcctccctcctccgtcccgaaggctatcacagataaggcgtcggaaaaagaagacgcgagacgagatgtttgcagaaatcatggaatccacccgcagtgacagagctcatctgaatgagtggaaggacacggtttcaaagtataggaaagaagccagtgaacgtgaggacaggagagaccaacgtgaggacaggagagacgctcgagatgagaggtggcggcaggaagatcagaggaggcaggatgcaatgctggggctgctgcgtgagcaaacagacatgctccggcgtctggtggagcttcaggaacggcagcaggaaaacggagtgccgctacagcccctgtataaccccgctccccatgttccatatcctcctcacccagacgtgtaa